A portion of the Mycobacteriales bacterium genome contains these proteins:
- the tsaE gene encoding tRNA (adenosine(37)-N6)-threonylcarbamoyltransferase complex ATPase subunit type 1 TsaE, with amino-acid sequence MQLSIDTPEQMRALGERLAGQLRPGDLVVLSGRLGSGKTTLAQGIGRGLGVSSPVVSPTFVIARVHRDGRLPLVHVDAYRLGSIEEIDDLDLDASVEESVTVVEWGDGLVDRLATDRLLVRIERPDEDADDRRTVQIEGVGPRWAGVSVR; translated from the coding sequence ATGCAGCTGAGCATCGACACTCCCGAACAGATGCGTGCCTTGGGGGAGCGACTGGCTGGGCAGCTGCGGCCGGGCGACCTGGTCGTACTGAGCGGCCGGCTCGGGTCCGGCAAGACCACGCTGGCGCAAGGGATCGGGCGCGGTCTCGGCGTGAGCTCACCGGTCGTCTCTCCCACCTTTGTCATCGCGCGGGTGCACCGCGACGGCCGGCTGCCCCTGGTGCATGTGGACGCCTACCGGCTCGGCAGTATCGAGGAGATCGACGACCTCGACCTCGATGCCTCCGTCGAGGAGTCGGTGACCGTCGTCGAGTGGGGCGACGGGCTGGTCGACCGGTTGGCCACCGACCGGCTTCTGGTGCGGATCGAACGGCCGGACGAGGATGCCGACGACCGGCGCACCGTGCAGATCGAGGGCGTCGGGCCGCGCTGGGCGGGGGTCAGCGTGCGCTGA
- a CDS encoding PH domain-containing protein yields the protein MDLQWRSPSPRMWSARRLEVGGLTAAGLLAGGLIAGFVGGMLAIVIVLLVVLVVGGWFAFLNWRRYRAWGYAEREDDLLVRRGVMFRRLTVVPYGRMQFVDVTAGPVDRLFGLATVQLHTAAAATDARIPGLERDEATRLRDRLAALGEARAAGL from the coding sequence GTGGACCTGCAGTGGCGCTCGCCCTCGCCCCGCATGTGGAGCGCGCGGCGGTTGGAGGTGGGCGGGCTCACTGCGGCTGGGTTGCTGGCCGGAGGGCTGATCGCTGGCTTCGTGGGCGGCATGCTTGCGATCGTCATCGTCCTGCTCGTCGTGCTGGTGGTCGGTGGGTGGTTCGCGTTCCTCAACTGGCGCCGCTACCGGGCGTGGGGCTACGCCGAGCGCGAGGACGACCTGCTGGTCCGCCGCGGGGTGATGTTCCGCCGGCTCACGGTGGTGCCGTACGGCCGGATGCAGTTCGTCGACGTGACCGCCGGTCCGGTCGACCGGCTGTTCGGCCTCGCGACCGTGCAGCTGCACACTGCCGCCGCGGCCACCGACGCCCGGATTCCGGGGCTGGAACGCGATGAGGCGACCCGGCTTCGCGACCGGCTCGCCGCGCTCGGCGAAGCGAGGGCCGCGGGACTGTGA
- a CDS encoding uracil-DNA glycosylase, whose product MSPRSADPWIGLIGERAACCADLGQLAAAARSCTACPELVATRSTVVVGDTPNRPRLVIVGEAPGATEDIEGRPFVGRGGALLDELMAAAGLARAGTAVLNVLKCRPPANRTPTTAEAARCTGWLDRQVELLGPELVLTLGRTALTWALSAKVRLEDARGQALDWRGRRLVASYHPSAALRFGPAGAPRAALAADLGLVAEVLACS is encoded by the coding sequence ATGAGCCCGCGGTCGGCCGACCCGTGGATCGGGCTGATCGGCGAACGCGCAGCGTGCTGCGCCGATCTCGGCCAGTTGGCCGCCGCGGCCCGCTCCTGCACCGCGTGCCCCGAGCTGGTCGCGACCCGCTCCACGGTCGTGGTGGGTGACACTCCGAACCGCCCGCGGCTCGTGATCGTCGGCGAGGCACCGGGGGCCACCGAGGACATCGAAGGGCGACCGTTCGTGGGGCGGGGCGGAGCGCTGCTCGACGAGCTGATGGCGGCCGCCGGGCTGGCGAGGGCCGGCACTGCGGTGCTCAACGTGCTGAAGTGCCGGCCGCCGGCGAACCGTACGCCGACGACGGCCGAGGCGGCGCGCTGCACCGGCTGGCTGGACCGGCAGGTCGAGCTGCTCGGTCCCGAGCTGGTCCTCACCCTGGGCCGCACGGCGCTGACCTGGGCGCTGTCGGCGAAGGTCCGCCTCGAAGATGCCCGTGGTCAAGCGCTGGACTGGCGCGGCCGACGGCTGGTGGCGTCGTACCACCCGTCCGCCGCCCTGCGTTTCGGCCCGGCGGGAGCGCCGCGCGCCGCGCTCGCGGCCGACCTCGGGCTGGTGGCAGAGGTGCTCGCATGCAGCTGA
- the alr gene encoding alanine racemase: MSVSFARVDLDAIRSNVAELKRRAGSAAVMAVVKADGYGHGILESAGAALEGGAEWLGVAIADEALELRAAGVDAPMLAWLLGPGDPWNAVAAVGVDLGVNARWALDRAAEAAATVGHPVRVHLKIDTGLGRAGATQHDWPDLVDAAAKAVADGSVEVVGIWSHLTYADRPAHPTIETQRRAFEAALVVAGAAGIEPQVRHLANSAATLVLPETHYDLVRPGVAVYGLSPGAEVGRPAELGLRPAMTLVSEVALTKQVDSGQGVSYGHRYTTERATTLALVPLGYADGVPRHLTNRGEVAINDRRYPIAGTVCMDQFVVDVGDDRVTAGDEVVLFGPGDGNQPTADDWAEAIGTINYEIVSRVGARVLRTYTGEH, from the coding sequence ATGTCGGTCTCTTTCGCGCGAGTCGACCTCGACGCGATCCGGTCCAATGTTGCCGAGCTCAAGCGCCGCGCCGGGAGCGCGGCGGTGATGGCGGTGGTGAAAGCCGACGGCTACGGCCACGGCATCCTCGAATCGGCGGGAGCCGCGCTGGAAGGCGGCGCCGAGTGGCTGGGTGTCGCCATCGCGGACGAGGCTCTGGAGCTACGCGCGGCGGGCGTCGACGCTCCGATGCTCGCGTGGCTGCTCGGGCCCGGCGACCCGTGGAACGCGGTCGCTGCCGTGGGGGTCGACCTCGGCGTGAACGCCCGATGGGCGCTGGACCGCGCGGCGGAAGCGGCGGCGACGGTTGGCCATCCGGTACGAGTGCATCTCAAGATCGACACCGGCCTTGGCCGGGCCGGTGCGACCCAACACGACTGGCCCGACCTCGTCGACGCCGCGGCGAAGGCGGTGGCGGACGGCTCGGTCGAGGTGGTCGGCATCTGGTCCCACCTCACCTATGCCGACCGGCCGGCGCATCCGACCATCGAGACGCAGCGGCGGGCCTTCGAGGCAGCGTTGGTGGTAGCCGGCGCTGCCGGCATCGAGCCGCAGGTGCGCCACCTGGCCAACTCCGCCGCGACCCTGGTGCTGCCGGAGACGCACTACGACCTCGTTCGGCCCGGGGTCGCCGTCTACGGGCTCTCGCCCGGCGCCGAGGTGGGCCGGCCGGCCGAGCTCGGCCTGCGGCCGGCGATGACGCTGGTGAGCGAGGTCGCGCTGACCAAGCAGGTGGACTCCGGGCAGGGGGTCTCCTACGGGCACCGCTACACGACCGAGCGTGCGACGACGCTCGCTCTGGTCCCCCTCGGGTACGCCGACGGCGTACCTCGGCACCTCACCAACCGCGGCGAGGTCGCGATCAACGATCGCCGCTATCCGATCGCCGGCACGGTGTGCATGGACCAGTTCGTCGTCGACGTGGGAGATGACCGCGTCACGGCCGGGGACGAAGTCGTGCTGTTCGGGCCCGGTGACGGCAACCAGCCGACTGCCGACGACTGGGCCGAGGCGATCGGCACGATCAACTACGAGATCGTCTCGCGGGTCGGGGCGCGGGTGTTGCGCACCTACACGGGCGAGCATTGA
- the rimI gene encoding ribosomal protein S18-alanine N-acetyltransferase: MRPMRWWDIEPVMVLERELFGDEAWTDSMYWSELAERDSRCYLVEEDDGRLVAWAGLCTYAPHEAYIQTIGVARAAQGRGLGTALLLTLLEEARRRGVAHVDLEVRADNDSARQLYEHHGFTQIAVRRKYYQPSGTDAIVMRHVLAERS, translated from the coding sequence ATGAGGCCGATGAGGTGGTGGGATATCGAACCCGTGATGGTGCTGGAACGCGAGCTGTTCGGCGACGAGGCGTGGACCGACTCGATGTACTGGTCCGAGCTCGCCGAGCGCGACTCGCGCTGCTACCTGGTCGAGGAGGACGACGGGCGCCTGGTGGCTTGGGCGGGCTTGTGCACCTACGCGCCGCACGAGGCCTACATCCAGACCATCGGCGTCGCCCGCGCCGCGCAGGGCCGCGGCCTTGGCACCGCCTTGCTGCTCACGCTGCTCGAGGAAGCGCGTCGCCGCGGGGTGGCGCACGTCGACCTCGAGGTTCGGGCGGACAACGACTCGGCCCGGCAGCTGTACGAACACCACGGCTTCACGCAGATCGCCGTACGCCGCAAGTACTACCAACCGAGCGGCACCGATGCGATCGTCATGCGGCACGTGCTGGCGGAGCGGTCATGA
- a CDS encoding PH domain-containing protein, which produces MSELVEGTPPAALPSEWARLNPLSPVVRAGSAVVGVLGIFAINGAAQHRPSWPDAVIVGLAAVTGVVYWWVTRWRVHGGELQIDTGLLRRQQVRVPLTRIQGIDLVRPLLARILGVSELRLVLAGHDGGRARLAYLNEDRAIAVRAQLLALAHGLADDTPEPPEQPILVVPGSRIVASNLLTLRFGIGLLMVIALIGFAVGFPQAAGPLLGSAVPIVIGDLLVTWRLVSSEWEFHLAEAPDGIRLRSGLLQTRAETIPHGRIQAVRWVEPLLWRPFGWVRLEFDVARRRNAQRGQRESALATRALLPAGTREQARWLVGRLLPGAVAELPRTEGPPRRAFWRAPLARRYARIHVDERYVACCTGRIRPDTVVVPLEKVQSIRWTQGPWARRLHLANVFLDTAGQRFTATARHRDRRQAQELIDSLPDLARSARARVSAR; this is translated from the coding sequence GTGAGCGAGCTGGTCGAAGGCACGCCGCCGGCTGCGCTACCGAGCGAGTGGGCCCGGCTGAACCCGCTCTCACCGGTGGTGCGCGCGGGCAGCGCCGTCGTAGGGGTGCTGGGCATCTTCGCGATCAATGGCGCCGCTCAGCACCGGCCCTCGTGGCCGGACGCGGTCATCGTCGGGCTCGCCGCGGTGACCGGCGTCGTCTACTGGTGGGTGACCCGCTGGCGGGTGCACGGCGGCGAGCTCCAGATCGACACCGGGCTGCTGCGTCGCCAACAGGTCCGCGTGCCGTTGACGCGGATCCAGGGCATCGACCTGGTCCGCCCGCTGCTGGCCCGGATCCTGGGCGTCTCCGAGCTTCGCCTCGTGCTCGCCGGCCATGACGGCGGCCGGGCTCGGCTCGCCTATCTCAATGAGGACCGCGCGATCGCAGTCCGGGCCCAGCTCCTCGCGCTCGCCCACGGCCTCGCCGACGACACGCCCGAGCCGCCCGAGCAGCCGATCCTCGTGGTGCCCGGGAGCCGGATCGTCGCCAGCAACCTGCTCACGCTCCGGTTCGGCATCGGGCTGCTCATGGTCATCGCGTTGATCGGGTTCGCGGTCGGGTTCCCGCAAGCGGCCGGCCCCCTGCTCGGCTCCGCCGTACCGATCGTCATCGGCGACCTGCTCGTGACCTGGCGGCTGGTCTCGTCGGAGTGGGAGTTCCACCTCGCCGAGGCGCCGGACGGCATCCGGCTGCGCAGCGGGCTGCTGCAGACCCGCGCCGAGACGATTCCGCACGGCCGGATCCAGGCGGTCCGCTGGGTGGAGCCGCTGCTCTGGCGACCGTTCGGCTGGGTGCGGCTGGAGTTCGATGTCGCGCGCCGCCGCAACGCGCAGCGCGGCCAGCGCGAGTCGGCGCTGGCCACCCGCGCACTGCTGCCGGCCGGCACCCGCGAGCAAGCCCGCTGGCTGGTCGGGCGGCTGCTGCCGGGCGCGGTCGCCGAGCTGCCACGGACGGAGGGCCCGCCGCGACGGGCGTTCTGGCGGGCCCCGCTGGCGCGGCGCTACGCCAGGATTCACGTCGACGAGCGGTACGTCGCCTGCTGCACGGGCCGGATCCGTCCGGACACCGTCGTCGTACCGCTCGAGAAGGTCCAGAGCATCCGGTGGACGCAGGGCCCGTGGGCCCGGCGGCTGCATCTCGCGAACGTGTTTCTCGACACCGCCGGCCAGCGCTTCACCGCAACCGCACGCCATCGCGACCGCCGCCAGGCCCAGGAGCTGATCGACTCGCTGCCCGACCTGGCCCGGTCGGCCCGCGCGCGCGTCAGCGCACGCTGA
- a CDS encoding alpha/beta hydrolase, whose amino-acid sequence MSKRRTLGLTALAAGAAGAALAGAIAAERRAVGRARSQPDPFSDEPFDALHNEGLDVIADDGIALHVEVDGDLAAPVTVVFVHGFTLTMDSFYFQRRELGDLGRLVFYDQRSHGRSERSTREHSTIDQLGRDLYDVLQAVAPTGPVVLVGHSLGGMTVLALADQHPELFGERVVGVALLSTSTGNLAKSVLGLPGWASRVVDPAVPYVATAVRRRAGLLESNRRFGADLAFMATRRLSFGPDAPPSLVALMERMIASTSVGVMSDFFDTFLSHDKLEALDVLAGVPVLISCGEDDLLTPLSHSQVIAAALPDAELQTIPGTAHMALIERYPAVNAAVRRLVARAIEASPRSVGG is encoded by the coding sequence TTGAGCAAACGGCGAACCCTCGGGCTGACCGCACTGGCCGCCGGTGCGGCCGGCGCGGCGCTTGCCGGAGCGATCGCGGCCGAGCGCCGCGCGGTCGGGCGGGCCCGCAGCCAGCCGGATCCGTTCAGCGACGAGCCGTTCGATGCCCTGCACAACGAGGGCCTGGACGTCATCGCGGACGACGGCATCGCTCTGCACGTCGAGGTCGACGGCGACCTCGCGGCGCCGGTCACTGTCGTCTTCGTGCACGGGTTCACCCTGACGATGGACTCGTTCTACTTCCAGCGCCGCGAGCTCGGTGATCTCGGCCGGCTGGTCTTCTACGACCAGCGCAGTCACGGCCGATCGGAGCGCTCGACCCGCGAGCACTCGACCATCGACCAGCTCGGAAGGGACCTGTACGACGTACTGCAGGCGGTAGCGCCGACCGGCCCGGTCGTGCTGGTCGGGCACTCGCTGGGCGGCATGACCGTTCTCGCGCTCGCCGACCAGCATCCGGAGCTGTTCGGCGAGCGAGTGGTCGGCGTTGCGCTGCTCTCCACGTCCACCGGCAACCTGGCCAAGTCCGTGCTCGGCCTGCCCGGCTGGGCGTCGCGGGTGGTCGATCCGGCCGTTCCGTACGTCGCAACCGCGGTCCGCCGGCGGGCCGGGCTCCTGGAGAGCAACCGCCGGTTCGGCGCCGACCTGGCCTTCATGGCCACCCGGCGGCTGTCCTTCGGCCCGGATGCGCCACCGTCGCTCGTCGCCTTGATGGAGCGGATGATCGCCAGCACGTCGGTGGGGGTGATGTCCGACTTCTTCGACACCTTCCTCTCGCACGACAAGCTCGAGGCCCTCGACGTGCTGGCCGGAGTGCCGGTGCTGATCTCCTGCGGCGAGGACGACCTGCTGACCCCGCTCTCGCACAGCCAGGTGATCGCTGCCGCGCTTCCCGATGCCGAGCTGCAGACCATCCCGGGTACGGCGCACATGGCGTTGATCGAGCGCTATCCGGCGGTGAATGCCGCTGTTCGCCGCCTGGTCGCCCGCGCGATCGAGGCGTCGCCGCGCTCGGTCGGCGGATGA
- the tsaB gene encoding tRNA (adenosine(37)-N6)-threonylcarbamoyltransferase complex dimerization subunit type 1 TsaB translates to MLLLALDTSTPAVTVAVAALEAASPSTPGSGVVVNPLASASEVAQNRHGELLAPMIAGALARAGASAADLGAIAVGVGPGPFTGLRVGIVTARAMADALGLPAYAESSLRLLTRGPAGVVTDARRKQVYWAVVTEHGFEAGPDLAPAEDAARRFTTAGVTEVAGQGALLYPEAFQGFHVSADEAFPNPVTLAHLVAERASAGAPADELRPLYLRRPDAKPPGRSKQVTPA, encoded by the coding sequence GTGCTGTTGCTTGCGCTGGACACCTCGACGCCGGCCGTGACCGTTGCCGTCGCGGCGCTGGAGGCTGCCTCGCCGAGCACGCCGGGCTCCGGCGTCGTCGTCAACCCCCTGGCTAGTGCCAGCGAGGTCGCGCAGAACCGGCATGGCGAGCTGCTGGCGCCGATGATCGCGGGCGCGCTCGCCCGCGCGGGCGCCTCGGCCGCCGACCTCGGCGCGATCGCGGTGGGTGTGGGACCGGGACCGTTCACGGGGCTGCGGGTCGGGATCGTGACGGCCCGGGCGATGGCGGACGCGCTCGGTCTTCCGGCGTACGCCGAGTCCTCGCTCCGTCTCCTCACGCGCGGGCCGGCCGGGGTGGTCACGGACGCGCGACGCAAGCAGGTCTACTGGGCGGTCGTCACCGAGCACGGGTTCGAGGCGGGTCCGGACCTTGCACCCGCCGAGGATGCCGCGCGGCGGTTCACCACGGCCGGCGTCACCGAGGTCGCGGGTCAGGGTGCGCTGCTGTACCCGGAGGCGTTCCAGGGTTTCCATGTCTCGGCGGACGAGGCGTTTCCCAACCCGGTGACCCTTGCGCACCTGGTCGCAGAGCGAGCCTCGGCGGGTGCACCGGCCGATGAGCTCCGCCCCCTCTACCTGCGCCGGCCGGACGCGAAGCCGCCGGGGCGCTCCAAGCAGGTGACGCCGGCATGA